One window of Chryseobacterium sp. JJR-5R genomic DNA carries:
- a CDS encoding MBOAT family O-acyltransferase, which translates to MNHVEALFSTFDWKAFLHQFVYDSKNPLLFNNGFFVYFFTLFIILFYVLRNNFTARRYVFTFFSLYFFYKASGWFVGLVIVSAIVNYIISNGIYKSPQKARKTALLVLSIIFNLGLLFYYKYTNFFITLYNEFSSAEIHPLNILLPIGISFFTFENLSYTIDVYRGDFKPAKKFTDYLLFLSFFPKLMMGPIVRAHDFVPQINQPYFLSEKDFAMGFYLIISGLIKKLIISDYITLNLVNYIFDNPSLHVGLENLFAVYGYAMVIYCDFSGYSDIAIGIALWLGVKIPANFMSPYQSKNITEFWRRWHISLSSWLKDYLYIPLGGNRKFSLASVIFVLAFLCGTYFTSVGLFKLAPLYAGLITLLMLVIFVLPAIITRNSKGIAANFNLLTTMLLGGFWHGASWNFIIWGAIHGIGLGVHKIWMLTTGKAFSGFNNNIVYRILMGLVTFHFVCFGWIFFRAENFDTAISMLKQIFYNFDASAFAPFYDNYKEVLGMIVLAMAIHLIPENAAEKFISKRGSIPLLVYIVIFFAFLLVYGYFKSAEQVLPIYLQF; encoded by the coding sequence ATGAACCACGTAGAGGCACTATTTTCAACTTTTGACTGGAAAGCATTTTTGCATCAGTTTGTCTATGACAGTAAGAATCCCCTGCTGTTCAACAACGGATTTTTTGTATACTTTTTTACGCTGTTTATCATTCTTTTCTATGTGTTAAGAAATAACTTCACGGCAAGAAGGTATGTTTTTACGTTTTTCTCGCTGTATTTTTTCTATAAAGCAAGCGGATGGTTTGTAGGGCTCGTCATTGTCTCTGCGATTGTTAATTACATCATTTCCAATGGCATATACAAAAGTCCGCAGAAAGCCCGGAAAACAGCACTCCTGGTTCTGAGTATTATTTTTAATCTCGGTCTTTTGTTCTATTATAAGTATACCAACTTTTTTATTACGCTTTATAATGAATTTTCAAGTGCAGAAATCCATCCGCTGAATATCCTACTGCCTATCGGTATTTCATTTTTCACCTTTGAAAATTTAAGCTATACCATTGATGTATACCGGGGGGATTTCAAGCCGGCAAAAAAGTTTACGGATTATCTATTGTTCCTGTCTTTTTTTCCGAAGCTGATGATGGGGCCGATTGTGCGTGCACATGATTTTGTGCCGCAGATCAACCAGCCTTATTTCTTATCGGAAAAGGATTTTGCCATGGGCTTCTATCTCATTATTTCAGGACTGATTAAAAAGCTGATTATTTCCGATTACATTACGCTGAACCTGGTTAATTATATATTCGACAATCCTTCCCTTCACGTGGGTCTGGAAAATCTCTTTGCCGTATATGGCTATGCCATGGTGATCTACTGTGATTTCAGCGGCTACAGTGATATTGCCATAGGGATTGCGCTTTGGCTCGGGGTAAAAATCCCTGCGAATTTCATGTCGCCTTACCAGAGCAAAAACATTACGGAGTTCTGGAGGCGGTGGCATATTTCCCTTTCTTCATGGCTTAAAGATTACCTGTATATTCCGTTAGGAGGAAACCGGAAATTCTCGCTGGCATCCGTTATTTTTGTGTTGGCATTCCTGTGTGGAACGTACTTTACTTCCGTTGGATTATTCAAACTTGCGCCTTTATATGCAGGGCTGATTACCTTGCTGATGCTGGTTATTTTTGTACTTCCGGCGATTATTACCAGAAACTCAAAAGGGATTGCCGCTAACTTCAATCTCCTTACTACCATGCTTTTAGGCGGATTCTGGCATGGGGCAAGCTGGAATTTTATTATCTGGGGAGCCATTCACGGCATCGGTCTGGGCGTCCACAAGATCTGGATGCTTACCACAGGAAAAGCATTTTCAGGATTTAATAACAATATAGTGTACAGGATACTCATGGGCCTGGTTACCTTCCACTTTGTATGCTTCGGATGGATTTTCTTCAGGGCCGAAAACTTTGACACCGCGATTTCCATGCTGAAACAGATATTCTATAATTTTGATGCCAGTGCTTTTGCCCCGTTTTATGATAACTACAAAGAAGTCTTGGGTATGATTGTCCTGGCCATGGCAATCCATCTGATTCCTGAAAATGCAGCCGAAAAGTTTATTTCAAAGAGAGGGAGCATCCCTTTACTTGTATACATTGTTATCTTTTTTGCGTTTCTGCTGGTATACGGTTATTTCAAGTCTGCAGAACAGGTGCTCCCTATTTACCTTCAGTTTTAG
- a CDS encoding GDSL-type esterase/lipase family protein — MKITGRNLGILLLLFSAGMQAQQIEHAETLKPFTEKLKQNKVSQILLMGDSHIQADWLTAYLRKKFQDQYGNAGRGMVFPYTVANTNGSDDFTSASNCTWETFRLVHEQKLFPQIGAGGFVIGNKENSFLELSFKNPQDAFDRVVIYHDVQMDGNEVTLYREAQPLKNFIEKKKETLSHTAIAGETFHEIVSKYNTTTTRLRQINGTGILHPAEGRSYKVERNYLVYNADFENQIEPVARQKLTGFKTEINIKEPQQVFLMRSDSPAGNIFYGFQFLKNTDKGVVFNTVGVNGATYADFLKYPLQVQQLVTLNPDILIIALGTNEAFAPISKDEFQYAVTELITKFRKENASLPVLLVSPPDNIPKQSRVPEIVSWLRESAVQNHAAFFDLYQASGGKGSFKKAQLKKEAAADGVHFVKPGYENQAELIWKAFSEITQ; from the coding sequence ATGAAAATTACGGGCAGAAATTTAGGCATCCTGTTGTTACTGTTTTCAGCAGGAATGCAGGCACAGCAGATTGAACATGCAGAAACCTTAAAACCTTTTACGGAAAAACTGAAGCAGAATAAAGTTTCCCAGATTTTGTTGATGGGAGATTCCCATATCCAGGCAGACTGGCTTACTGCTTACCTGAGGAAAAAGTTCCAGGACCAGTACGGAAATGCGGGGCGCGGGATGGTTTTTCCTTATACGGTGGCCAATACCAACGGGTCAGACGATTTCACTTCAGCCAGTAACTGTACTTGGGAAACCTTCAGGCTGGTGCATGAGCAGAAGCTGTTTCCGCAGATCGGGGCCGGCGGCTTTGTGATCGGGAATAAAGAAAATTCTTTTCTGGAGCTCAGTTTTAAAAATCCGCAGGATGCTTTTGATAGGGTTGTTATTTACCATGATGTGCAGATGGACGGTAATGAAGTAACACTGTACAGGGAAGCCCAGCCTCTCAAAAATTTCATTGAGAAAAAGAAAGAAACCCTGAGCCATACGGCTATTGCCGGGGAAACATTCCATGAAATTGTTTCGAAGTATAATACCACCACCACGAGGCTGAGACAGATAAACGGAACCGGGATCTTACATCCTGCAGAAGGAAGAAGTTATAAAGTAGAAAGGAATTATCTGGTCTATAATGCCGATTTTGAAAATCAGATTGAGCCGGTTGCCCGCCAGAAACTGACAGGATTTAAAACAGAAATTAACATAAAGGAGCCGCAACAGGTATTTTTAATGCGTTCCGACAGTCCTGCCGGAAATATATTTTACGGATTCCAGTTTTTAAAAAATACAGACAAAGGGGTTGTCTTTAATACGGTAGGGGTTAACGGTGCCACGTATGCAGATTTTCTGAAATATCCGCTTCAGGTACAGCAGCTGGTTACCCTGAATCCTGATATCCTGATCATTGCCCTGGGAACCAATGAAGCGTTTGCCCCGATAAGCAAGGACGAATTTCAATATGCCGTTACGGAACTCATCACAAAATTCCGTAAAGAAAATGCGTCGCTTCCGGTATTGCTGGTTTCCCCGCCGGACAATATACCGAAACAGTCTCGTGTCCCGGAAATCGTAAGCTGGCTCAGGGAAAGTGCCGTACAGAACCATGCTGCATTCTTTGATCTTTATCAGGCCAGCGGCGGGAAAGGATCATTTAAAAAAGCACAGCTAAAAAAAGAAGCTGCTGCAGACGGGGTACATTTCGTTAAGCCCGGTTATGAAAACCAGGCCGAACTTATCTGGAAGGCATTTTCTGAAATTACGCAGTAA
- a CDS encoding B12-binding domain-containing radical SAM protein, with protein sequence MKDLLLITPPFTQLNTPYPATAYIKGFLNTKNISSFQMDLGIEVILKLFSKDGLENIFSSEINIQGSSENAQRIFTLRDEYIKTIDQVIAFLQGKTHTLARQICSMNFLPEASRFNQLDDMEFAFGNMGLQDKAKHLATLYLEDLSDYIVEHIDADFGFSRYAERLGKSANSFDELYAKISGNTTFIDDVTLKILHEKLEAVQPRLVCFSVPFPGNLYSAFRCAKLIKEYFPHIETAMGGGFPNTELREIKDQRVFEFFDFITLDDGELPLELLYEHVFHSGENGKSEFKRTFLIENQEVVYKNNSKRPDYKQADIGTPDYTDLQLDRYISVIEIANPMHSLWSDGRWNKLTMAHGCYWGKCTFCDISLDYIKIYEPISAKILVDRMEELIKATGENGFHFVDEAAPPALMREVALEILRRNLIVTWWTNIRFEKSFTRDLCFLLKLSGCVAVSGGLEVASDRLLNLIDKGISVEQVAKVTRNFTEAGIMIHAYLMYGYPTQTIQETVDSLEMVRQMFEMGILQSGFWHQFAMTAHSPVGLNPEEFGVTPLKQEILFANNDIDFTDKTGIDHGKFSFGLKKSLFNYMYGINFEIPLQEWFDFKIPRTSIDPDYIHDCLLEDEDFKFKSNAKIIFITKNVIAENRLKTKKKYIYPYTKITAHLKTNTVSIELEQEQAEWLIKMFKEHSTENQKKVTLQQLKLNFEENFENFELFWFSKPMQQLKDNGIILSL encoded by the coding sequence TTGAAAGACCTGCTTCTTATTACGCCTCCTTTTACCCAGCTTAATACGCCTTATCCTGCTACAGCTTATATCAAGGGTTTCCTTAATACCAAAAATATTTCGAGCTTCCAGATGGATCTGGGCATAGAAGTGATTCTTAAATTATTTTCAAAAGACGGCCTGGAAAACATTTTCAGTTCAGAAATTAATATTCAGGGCAGTTCAGAAAATGCCCAGAGGATTTTTACGCTGAGAGACGAATATATAAAGACAATTGACCAGGTGATTGCTTTCCTTCAGGGCAAGACCCATACACTGGCAAGACAGATCTGTTCCATGAACTTTCTGCCTGAAGCTTCCCGGTTCAATCAGCTGGATGACATGGAATTTGCATTCGGGAACATGGGGCTTCAGGATAAAGCCAAACACCTGGCTACCTTATATTTAGAAGATCTTTCTGATTATATTGTTGAGCATATAGATGCAGATTTCGGGTTCAGCAGATATGCAGAACGGCTAGGGAAAAGTGCCAATTCCTTTGATGAACTGTATGCCAAAATATCCGGAAACACAACCTTTATTGATGATGTTACACTCAAAATCCTGCATGAAAAACTGGAAGCTGTCCAACCTAGACTGGTCTGTTTTTCGGTCCCGTTTCCCGGGAATTTATACTCCGCTTTCCGGTGTGCAAAGTTAATTAAAGAATATTTCCCCCACATTGAAACAGCAATGGGCGGCGGTTTTCCGAATACGGAACTGAGAGAAATAAAAGATCAGCGGGTATTTGAGTTTTTCGATTTTATTACTTTAGACGACGGCGAGCTTCCTCTGGAACTTCTTTATGAGCATGTTTTTCATTCCGGAGAAAACGGTAAATCTGAGTTTAAAAGGACATTTTTAATTGAAAACCAGGAAGTCGTTTATAAAAACAATTCGAAAAGGCCTGATTATAAACAGGCAGATATCGGGACTCCGGATTACACAGATTTACAGCTGGACCGGTATATTTCCGTTATTGAAATTGCCAACCCGATGCACAGCTTATGGAGCGACGGCCGGTGGAACAAGCTGACCATGGCGCACGGATGTTACTGGGGGAAATGTACGTTCTGTGATATTTCCTTGGATTACATAAAAATCTATGAACCGATTTCCGCTAAAATACTGGTAGACAGAATGGAAGAGCTGATCAAAGCAACCGGTGAAAACGGATTCCATTTTGTGGATGAAGCCGCTCCGCCGGCGCTGATGAGGGAAGTGGCACTGGAAATTCTGAGAAGAAACCTTATCGTTACCTGGTGGACGAATATCCGTTTTGAAAAAAGTTTTACCAGAGATTTATGCTTTCTGCTGAAACTTTCCGGTTGTGTAGCAGTTTCGGGTGGGCTTGAAGTAGCCAGTGACCGCCTGCTGAATCTTATTGATAAAGGAATTTCTGTGGAACAGGTAGCAAAAGTAACCCGGAATTTTACAGAAGCCGGGATTATGATCCATGCCTATCTGATGTACGGATACCCTACCCAGACCATTCAGGAAACGGTTGATTCCCTGGAAATGGTCCGCCAGATGTTTGAAATGGGAATTTTACAGAGCGGCTTCTGGCATCAGTTTGCCATGACTGCGCACTCGCCTGTCGGCCTGAATCCGGAAGAATTTGGAGTCACTCCTTTAAAACAGGAAATTCTATTTGCAAATAATGATATTGATTTTACCGATAAAACCGGGATTGACCACGGCAAATTCAGTTTCGGATTAAAAAAATCACTGTTCAATTACATGTACGGTATTAACTTTGAAATCCCGCTTCAGGAGTGGTTTGACTTTAAAATTCCGAGAACCAGTATCGATCCTGACTATATTCATGACTGTCTTCTGGAAGATGAGGATTTTAAGTTTAAAAGCAATGCAAAAATCATTTTTATTACTAAAAACGTAATCGCTGAGAATCGCTTAAAAACAAAAAAGAAATACATTTACCCGTACACGAAGATTACAGCCCATTTAAAAACCAATACGGTAAGCATAGAATTGGAACAGGAACAGGCAGAATGGCTGATAAAAATGTTTAAGGAACATTCTACTGAAAATCAGAAAAAGGTTACGCTTCAACAACTTAAGCTTAATTTTGAAGAAAATTTTGAAAATTTTGAATTATTCTGGTTTTCAAAACCGATGCAGCAACTGAAAGATAACGGTATAATCCTGAGCCTGTAA
- a CDS encoding F0F1 ATP synthase subunit epsilon: protein MNIKILTPEYVVFEGEVDSVLLPGKDGEFHIMTNHAGIVSSLVGGSVKLYTKSINETYTKYFTKENEKDAVFSYPITSGVVEFNHNKGIILCE from the coding sequence ATGAATATAAAAATTTTAACACCAGAATACGTAGTTTTTGAAGGAGAAGTAGATTCTGTATTGCTGCCGGGGAAAGATGGTGAATTCCACATCATGACCAACCACGCAGGAATTGTTTCTTCTTTAGTCGGAGGTAGCGTAAAATTATATACGAAGTCTATCAACGAAACGTATACAAAATATTTTACCAAAGAAAATGAGAAAGACGCTGTTTTTTCTTATCCTATCACAAGCGGTGTTGTAGAATTTAATCATAATAAAGGAATTATCCTTTGTGAATAA
- the atpD gene encoding F0F1 ATP synthase subunit beta — translation MANQIKGKISQIIGPVIDVVFSNVEAIPSIYDALEITKGNGEKVVLEVEQHIGEDTVRCIAMDATDGLQRGQDVIGYGNPITMPIGEAVNGRLFNVVGDAIDGLQNISKEGGLPIHRPAPKFDQLSTSAEVLFTGIKVIDLVEPYAKGGKIGLFGGAGVGKTVLIQELINNIAKGHGGLSVFAGVGERTREGNDLLREMLESGIIKYGDDFMHSMENGGWDLSKVDLEAMKDSKAAFVFGQMNEPPGARARVALSGLTLAEYYRDGGESGQGRDVLFFVDNIFRFTQAGSEVSALLGRMPSAVGYQPTLASEMGAMQERITSTKNGSITSVQAVYVPADDLTDPAPATTFAHLDATTVLDRKIASLGIYPAVDPLASTSRILAPEIIGEEHYDCAQRVKEILQRYKALQDIIAILGMEELSEEDKSVVYRARKVQRFLSQPFHVAEQFTGIPGSLVDIKDTIKGFNMIMDGELDHLPEAAFNLKGTIEEAIEAGQKMLADNA, via the coding sequence ATGGCAAACCAAATTAAAGGAAAAATTTCTCAAATTATTGGTCCTGTAATCGACGTAGTCTTTTCAAATGTGGAAGCAATTCCGAGCATTTATGACGCGTTGGAAATTACAAAAGGAAACGGTGAAAAAGTAGTCTTGGAAGTAGAACAACATATTGGTGAAGATACGGTAAGATGTATTGCAATGGATGCTACAGACGGTCTTCAGAGAGGGCAGGACGTAATCGGATACGGAAATCCGATCACAATGCCAATCGGTGAAGCTGTAAACGGAAGACTTTTCAACGTGGTTGGGGATGCTATCGACGGACTTCAAAATATATCTAAGGAAGGTGGCCTTCCTATTCACAGGCCAGCTCCGAAATTTGATCAGCTTTCAACTTCTGCAGAAGTTTTATTTACAGGTATTAAAGTAATCGACTTGGTTGAGCCTTACGCAAAAGGAGGTAAAATCGGGTTGTTCGGTGGTGCCGGTGTAGGTAAAACAGTATTGATCCAGGAGTTGATTAACAATATTGCAAAAGGACACGGAGGTCTTTCTGTTTTCGCCGGGGTAGGTGAAAGAACGAGAGAAGGAAATGACCTTTTGAGAGAAATGCTTGAATCAGGAATTATCAAATACGGTGATGATTTCATGCATTCTATGGAAAATGGAGGATGGGATCTTTCTAAAGTAGACCTTGAAGCTATGAAAGATTCTAAAGCAGCATTCGTTTTCGGACAGATGAACGAGCCGCCAGGAGCAAGAGCGAGAGTAGCCCTTTCCGGTCTTACTTTAGCTGAATACTACAGAGATGGTGGAGAAAGCGGACAGGGTAGAGACGTATTGTTCTTCGTAGACAACATCTTCCGATTTACGCAGGCAGGTTCTGAGGTGTCTGCACTTCTTGGCCGTATGCCTTCTGCAGTAGGTTACCAGCCTACACTTGCATCTGAAATGGGTGCGATGCAGGAAAGAATTACTTCAACCAAAAACGGATCCATTACTTCAGTACAGGCAGTTTATGTACCTGCGGATGATTTAACTGACCCGGCTCCGGCAACGACGTTTGCCCACCTGGATGCAACTACGGTACTGGATAGAAAAATTGCTTCATTAGGTATTTATCCGGCAGTAGACCCATTGGCTTCTACTTCAAGAATCCTTGCGCCGGAAATTATCGGGGAAGAGCATTATGACTGTGCACAGCGAGTGAAAGAAATCCTTCAGAGATACAAAGCGCTTCAGGATATCATCGCGATCTTAGGAATGGAAGAACTTTCCGAAGAAGACAAATCTGTAGTGTACCGTGCCAGAAAAGTTCAGAGGTTCTTGTCTCAGCCTTTCCACGTAGCAGAACAGTTTACAGGGATCCCGGGATCATTGGTAGACATCAAAGATACCATCAAAGGATTCAACATGATCATGGACGGTGAATTGGATCATTTGCCGGAAGCTGCTTTCAACTTAAAAGGAACCATTGAAGAAGCCATTGAAGCAGGACAAAAAATGTTAGCTGATAACGCTTAA
- a CDS encoding bifunctional riboflavin kinase/FAD synthetase encodes MKVFRNFTDYTSHRPLALSLGMFDGVHLGHKSIIDTLINVGKKNDLETAVLTFWPHPRFIFNPNEDLKLLNTVEEKKFLMEKYGIGNLFLKEFDEEFRNLTGEEFVRQILIEKLHVKYLIIGYDHSFGKNKSGNFELLQKLSEELGFEVEQMEAVNIHENNISSTKIRNALSAGDIKKANEMLGYSYAVSGTVVHGKKIGRTIGYPTANIDTDSIKLLPKKGAYIVEVWIKGKEYKGMLSIGTNPTVNGEKLTVEVYILNFNEDIYDEEITVKFRDFLHDEIKFEGLEKLIERLDEDEKLTENFIF; translated from the coding sequence TTGAAAGTTTTCAGAAATTTCACAGATTATACTTCCCACAGGCCTTTAGCACTATCTTTAGGAATGTTTGACGGGGTCCATCTCGGGCACAAAAGCATTATTGACACCCTGATCAACGTGGGCAAAAAAAATGATCTGGAAACGGCAGTACTTACTTTCTGGCCGCATCCGAGGTTTATTTTTAATCCGAATGAAGACCTGAAGCTGCTGAATACCGTGGAAGAAAAAAAATTCCTGATGGAAAAATACGGCATCGGCAATCTGTTCCTGAAAGAGTTTGATGAAGAATTCCGGAATCTGACAGGAGAAGAGTTTGTACGCCAGATTTTAATTGAAAAACTGCATGTGAAATACCTGATCATCGGATATGACCATTCATTCGGGAAAAACAAAAGCGGCAACTTCGAACTGCTGCAGAAACTGTCGGAAGAACTGGGTTTCGAAGTGGAACAGATGGAAGCCGTCAACATCCATGAAAACAATATCAGCTCTACCAAAATCAGGAATGCCCTCTCCGCCGGAGATATCAAAAAAGCCAATGAAATGCTGGGTTACTCCTACGCTGTTTCCGGAACGGTGGTTCACGGTAAGAAAATCGGAAGAACGATAGGTTATCCTACGGCTAATATTGATACGGATTCCATTAAACTTTTGCCGAAAAAAGGGGCATACATTGTGGAAGTTTGGATTAAAGGCAAGGAATATAAAGGAATGCTGAGCATCGGTACCAATCCTACTGTTAACGGAGAAAAATTAACCGTCGAAGTATATATTCTCAATTTTAATGAGGATATTTATGATGAAGAAATCACCGTGAAATTCAGGGATTTCCTTCATGATGAAATTAAATTTGAAGGACTGGAAAAATTAATCGAAAGGTTGGATGAAGATGAAAAGCTGACCGAGAATTTTATCTTTTAA
- a CDS encoding GLPGLI family protein, which translates to MHYNKKLFQLFIIFYSILSYAQSYKQDSLRGEFIYQLKGKFDTRTDDRYEELYSLQIADHRSFYASTVSLKGDSVMANSGTTTHNPDGSITLGWKKGVEIPKTNFNFTIIQSNENIQYFDYAGMALLTYKEPVIKNWKLVDETKIINTITCKKAEVNFKGRNWIAWYSSKIPFPYGPMKFSGLPGLIIKITDDKGDYDFELVKSVSNSQLKGKVINIKKTRYTGAIETTQLKLKEAVKNANANFNASYGTTIIKGQEIIRQREKQREENRKYANPLELGN; encoded by the coding sequence ATGCATTACAATAAAAAACTATTTCAGCTATTCATCATATTTTACAGTATTCTATCATATGCCCAATCATATAAGCAGGATTCTTTACGCGGTGAGTTCATCTACCAGTTAAAGGGTAAATTCGACACACGAACTGATGATAGATATGAAGAGCTTTATTCATTACAGATAGCCGATCATCGTTCATTTTATGCAAGTACTGTATCACTAAAAGGAGACTCGGTAATGGCGAATTCAGGAACTACGACCCATAATCCTGACGGAAGTATAACGCTTGGCTGGAAAAAAGGAGTAGAAATTCCAAAAACGAATTTTAACTTTACCATCATACAATCCAATGAAAATATACAATATTTCGACTATGCAGGAATGGCGTTACTCACTTATAAAGAACCGGTAATAAAGAATTGGAAATTGGTGGATGAAACAAAAATAATCAATACCATTACTTGTAAAAAAGCGGAAGTTAACTTTAAAGGCAGAAACTGGATCGCATGGTACTCGTCCAAAATCCCTTTTCCGTATGGTCCGATGAAATTCAGCGGATTACCCGGATTGATTATCAAAATAACAGATGATAAAGGAGATTATGATTTTGAACTGGTAAAATCCGTATCCAACTCTCAATTAAAGGGCAAAGTAATCAATATCAAGAAAACAAGATATACCGGAGCTATAGAAACGACGCAACTGAAACTGAAAGAAGCGGTAAAAAATGCGAATGCTAATTTTAATGCAAGCTATGGAACCACCATTATAAAAGGACAGGAAATAATAAGACAAAGAGAAAAACAAAGAGAAGAAAACCGGAAATACGCAAATCCGCTGGAGCTAGGTAATTAA
- a CDS encoding bacteriocin-like protein, giving the protein MKNFKKLSRKDLNEVIGGKLPQVWIAETKCGITATTTQDWTPAEADAWRDRVEAINCPTPTYSGDDSQHLG; this is encoded by the coding sequence ATGAAAAATTTTAAAAAATTATCTCGAAAAGACCTCAACGAAGTTATAGGTGGAAAATTACCACAAGTTTGGATTGCAGAAACTAAATGTGGTATAACGGCTACAACGACTCAAGATTGGACTCCTGCAGAAGCAGATGCATGGCGCGATAGGGTGGAAGCAATTAATTGCCCGACACCGACATATTCTGGTGACGACAGTCAACATTTAGGCTAA
- a CDS encoding MmcQ/YjbR family DNA-binding protein, protein MDANEVLDYCLAKKGVTESFPFDNETLVLKVGTKMFLLMSLEKQPLTIAVKTNPEWSSELREQYPQITGAYHMNKTHWNSVSLDGLKRELLLKIIDHSYDLVFKSLTKKAKEEIENI, encoded by the coding sequence ATGGATGCCAACGAAGTTCTAGACTACTGCCTTGCTAAAAAAGGAGTAACGGAAAGTTTTCCGTTTGACAATGAAACCCTTGTCCTGAAAGTGGGGACAAAAATGTTTTTGCTCATGTCACTGGAAAAGCAGCCATTGACAATTGCAGTAAAAACCAATCCGGAATGGAGCTCGGAGCTCAGAGAACAATATCCGCAGATTACAGGAGCTTATCATATGAATAAAACCCATTGGAATTCCGTTTCTTTAGATGGTCTGAAAAGAGAACTGCTTCTAAAAATAATCGATCATTCTTATGATCTGGTATTTAAATCTCTGACTAAAAAAGCAAAAGAAGAAATTGAGAATATTTAA
- a CDS encoding NAD(P)H-binding protein: MKALVIGATGATGKDLVKQLLSDRDFEQVDIFVRKPVNIQDPKMKVHVVNFDQPEEWKHKVKGDVAFSCLGTTLKAAGSKEAQRKADFDYQFEFAKAAKENHVDDYILVSSYGADPKSKIFYSKMKGELEEAVKELHFEKITIFRPGMLDRKDSERAGEVLGGRILKFANRLGLLESQKPLPTDVLAKAMINSSKIKSNGYSSIELGNIFGFAEKTNEQH, encoded by the coding sequence ATGAAAGCTCTCGTCATCGGTGCTACAGGCGCTACAGGAAAAGATTTGGTTAAACAGTTGCTCAGTGACCGTGACTTCGAACAAGTCGATATCTTTGTAAGAAAGCCTGTTAATATCCAGGATCCTAAAATGAAGGTACATGTGGTAAATTTTGATCAGCCTGAGGAATGGAAACATAAAGTAAAAGGTGATGTGGCATTTTCCTGCCTGGGAACCACCTTAAAAGCTGCAGGAAGCAAGGAAGCCCAGCGAAAAGCAGATTTTGACTACCAGTTTGAATTTGCAAAAGCAGCGAAAGAGAATCATGTGGATGATTATATTCTGGTTTCTTCATATGGCGCAGACCCGAAATCTAAAATTTTCTATTCCAAGATGAAAGGCGAGCTGGAAGAAGCGGTCAAGGAACTGCATTTTGAGAAAATCACCATTTTCAGGCCGGGAATGCTGGACAGAAAGGATTCTGAACGGGCCGGTGAAGTATTGGGCGGAAGAATTTTGAAGTTTGCCAACAGATTAGGCCTTTTGGAAAGCCAGAAACCCCTCCCAACGGATGTTCTGGCAAAAGCCATGATCAATTCATCTAAAATCAAAAGCAACGGATATTCCAGTATTGAGCTGGGCAATATTTTCGGTTTTGCAGAGAAAACCAATGAACAGCATTAA
- a CDS encoding glutathione peroxidase, whose translation MKRLFIMLLSFVAFFNSCAQKKSEASKAKTKELMGKSIYDYKVPALEEGKEINFADFKGKKILIVNTASECGFTPQYADLEKVAQEYKDKLVVVGFPANNFGGQEPGTNKEIGAFCQKNFGVTFPLAAKVSVKGSDTAPIFKYLTEKELNGVKNSTIMWNFTKFLIDENGKLIDSFVSSTKPTDEAITKYLK comes from the coding sequence ATGAAAAGATTATTTATAATGCTCCTTTCTTTTGTTGCATTCTTTAACAGCTGTGCACAGAAAAAAAGCGAAGCGTCTAAAGCTAAAACCAAAGAACTTATGGGGAAATCAATTTATGATTACAAGGTTCCGGCCCTGGAAGAAGGCAAGGAAATTAATTTTGCCGATTTTAAAGGAAAGAAAATCCTTATCGTCAACACTGCTTCAGAATGTGGCTTTACGCCGCAGTATGCCGATCTTGAAAAAGTAGCGCAGGAATATAAAGACAAACTGGTAGTCGTAGGATTTCCGGCAAACAATTTCGGAGGCCAGGAACCGGGGACCAATAAGGAAATCGGTGCATTCTGCCAGAAAAACTTTGGGGTAACATTTCCGCTGGCGGCAAAAGTTTCCGTTAAAGGAAGTGATACCGCTCCGATCTTTAAATACCTGACCGAAAAAGAACTGAACGGTGTGAAAAACTCGACCATCATGTGGAACTTCACTAAATTCCTGATTGATGAAAACGGAAAACTGATCGATTCTTTTGTAAGCTCAACAAAGCCTACTGATGAAGCCATCACTAAGTATCTGAAGTAA